One window from the genome of Crassostrea angulata isolate pt1a10 chromosome 2, ASM2561291v2, whole genome shotgun sequence encodes:
- the LOC128170429 gene encoding putative nuclease HARBI1 translates to MAACLLFIEVLRENEDKALRRERVFRDRSQVLVMLTDSELIGRYRFPRRVILQLTDDVKDFIQPQTLRSHAIPAHIQVLTCLRFLAKGDYLSETTDIHGISKSSGCLAVHRVVDAVCKALQNIEFPTRREHISRTKASFYKIAGFPNVIGAIDGTQIPIQGMGTEDEHLYVCRKGFHSINVQAVVDADLRFTNAVCKFPGATHDAFILQNSSLPNLIESLQDGGWLIGDSGYPLKEWLMTPISNPRSGQEERYNSAHCRTRNAIERAFGVLKARFRCLHKTGGCLPYRPDKCTKIIECAMRLHNLAINERVPLMVETEEEDDVQQPFAPNIPYNCTAAMLRDRLVQRF, encoded by the exons atggcCGCCTGCTTATTGTTTATTGAAGTTTTAAGAGAAAACGAAGACAAGGCTTTGCGTCGTGAACGCGTTTTCAGAGACAGGAGTCAAGTTCTAGTTATGTTGACCGACAGCGAGCTCATTGGGCGATATAGATTTCCAAGGCGAGTTATTCTGCAGCTGACAGACGATGTCAAAGACTTCATACAGCCACAAACTTTGAGGTCGCATGCCATTCCAGCCCACATCCAG GTTCTAACATGCTTGCGTTTCCTGGCTAAAGGAGACTACCTCTCAGAAACAACAGACATTCATGGGATCTCCAAATCATCTGGATGTCTGGCTGTTCATCGAGTGGTCGATGCTGTCTGCAAAGCTTTGCAGAACATCGAGTTCCCTACAAGGAGGGAACACATTTCCCGTACCAAAGCGTCGTTCTACAAGATTGCTGGGTTCCCAAATGTGATTGGTGCCATCGACGGGACTCAGATACCCATACAAGGCATGGGAACAGAAGATGAACATCTGTATGTCTGCAGAAAGGGTTTTCACTCCATAAACGTGCAAGCGGTTGTAGACGCAGATTTAAG GTTCACAAATGCCGTCTGCAAATTCCCAGGAGCAACCCATGATGCGTTCATTTTGCAAAACAGCTCCTTGCCAAATTTGATTGAAAGCCTTCAGGATGGAGGTTGGCTGATAGGCGATTCGGGTTATCCCCTTAAAGAGTGGCTGATGACTCCTATCAGCAACCCGAGGAGTGGACAAGAAGAGCGGTACAATTCGGCTCACTGTCGTACTAGAAATGCTATTGAAAGGGCATTTGGTGTGCTTAAAGCACGTTTCAG GTGCTTGCACAAAACTGGAGGATGCTTGCCTTATAGACCAGACAAATGCACGAAAATAATTGAATGTGCTATGAGGCTACACAACTTGGCCATAAATGAGAGGGTGCCTCTCATGGTAGAAACTGAGGAAGAAGATGATGTCCAGCAACCATTTGCTCCAAATATCCCCTACAATTGTACTGCAGCAATGCTGAGAGATAGACTTGTACAAAGATTTTGA